In the genome of Mucilaginibacter terrenus, one region contains:
- the lptB gene encoding LPS export ABC transporter ATP-binding protein, producing the protein MILRAEHLIKKYKQRTVVSDVTFNVSQGEIVGLLGPNGAGKTTSFYMIVGLIKPNEGKIYLDDEDITGDPMYRRAQKGIGYLAQEASVFRKLTVEDNIKAVLEMGKMPKDKQRDKLEELIDEFSLHKVRKNRGDLLSGGERRRTEIARALAAEPNFILLDEPFAGVDPIAVEEIQAMVAKLRHRNIGILITDHNVQETLSITDRAYLLFEGKILESGVPEVLAANDLVRKVYLGANFVLKRKTFAQ; encoded by the coding sequence ATGATATTACGGGCAGAACATCTGATTAAAAAGTATAAACAGCGCACTGTTGTAAGCGACGTAACGTTCAACGTTTCGCAGGGCGAAATCGTTGGGTTACTTGGCCCAAATGGGGCAGGTAAAACTACGTCGTTTTACATGATAGTAGGCCTTATTAAGCCTAATGAAGGTAAAATATACCTTGATGATGAGGATATAACCGGAGATCCAATGTACCGCCGAGCACAAAAAGGTATAGGTTACCTGGCACAGGAAGCTTCTGTGTTCAGAAAGCTCACGGTTGAAGATAACATCAAAGCGGTGCTGGAAATGGGTAAAATGCCTAAAGATAAGCAGCGGGATAAGCTGGAGGAACTGATAGATGAGTTCAGCCTGCATAAAGTACGCAAAAATCGTGGCGACTTACTATCCGGGGGTGAACGGCGTCGTACTGAAATAGCACGGGCGCTTGCTGCCGAACCAAACTTCATTCTGCTTGATGAGCCTTTTGCTGGTGTAGACCCTATTGCTGTAGAAGAGATACAAGCGATGGTTGCAAAACTCCGCCACCGCAATATCGGTATTTTAATAACCGACCACAATGTACAGGAGACTCTCTCAATAACGGACCGCGCCTATCTGCTATTTGAAGGGAAGATACTCGAGTCCGGCGTGCCGGAAGTACTCGCCGCTAATGATTTGGTACGTAAAGTATACCTGGGTGCAAATTTTGTTTTGAAGAGAAAAACTTTTGCTCAATAA
- the recJ gene encoding single-stranded-DNA-specific exonuclease RecJ, translating to MAKRWVLKDAGSTEVIEHLATELNISPVLANLLAHRAISSFEEARFFFRPSELHLYDPFLMQDMEKAIDRIDLAIARNEKFLVFGDYDVDGTTAVSLVYSFFKKHHGNIEYYIPDRYKEGYGISTQGIDYAAEHGFTLIIALDCGIKSVDKIAYANTLNIDFIICDHHLPGDELPDAVAILDPKRADCDYPYKELSGCGIGFKLAQAYTQKHDLPFEQVAEYYDLAAISIACDIVHITGENRVLAHLGLQKINNDPCIGIKTLMEVSGRGGPYTISDVVFSLGPRINAAGRIADAKDAVKLLIACHEDKAKEQGLLINSRNAERKGHDQQITDEALGMIDSDEALIKRKSTVVFNENWHKGVIGIVASRLTEKYYRPTVVLTRSNGHVAGSARSVLGYDLYEALCGCSDLLIQFGGHRYAAGLTMKPENVDAFMHRFEEVVSTSISEEQLTQQIVIDAELNLSDIDSKFFRIMAQFAPFGPENMAPVFLTKNVYVSGNAGLVGGNHIKMNIIQPWSAAFSCIAFNHGEYLPMLKPNVPFDVCYTIEENVWREQRSIQLNIKGIRFSSV from the coding sequence ATGGCCAAACGATGGGTATTGAAAGATGCCGGTAGTACTGAAGTGATAGAGCATTTAGCGACTGAGCTTAACATAAGTCCGGTATTAGCTAACCTGCTTGCTCATAGGGCTATTAGCAGTTTCGAAGAAGCCCGTTTTTTTTTCAGGCCAAGCGAGCTGCACCTGTATGATCCATTTCTGATGCAGGATATGGAAAAAGCTATCGATCGTATTGACCTTGCAATAGCCCGCAACGAGAAGTTTTTAGTTTTTGGCGACTATGATGTGGACGGTACTACGGCCGTTTCGCTGGTATATAGCTTCTTTAAAAAACATCATGGCAACATAGAATACTACATTCCCGACCGCTATAAAGAGGGGTATGGGATATCAACGCAGGGGATTGATTATGCTGCAGAGCACGGCTTTACGCTGATTATCGCACTTGACTGTGGTATCAAGTCTGTTGATAAAATTGCTTACGCGAATACCCTTAATATCGATTTCATTATTTGTGACCATCACTTACCCGGCGACGAGTTACCGGATGCCGTAGCTATACTGGATCCTAAAAGAGCTGATTGCGATTATCCTTATAAAGAGCTTTCCGGTTGTGGCATCGGCTTTAAGCTTGCCCAAGCTTACACTCAGAAACATGATTTGCCTTTTGAGCAAGTTGCCGAGTATTACGACTTAGCCGCTATAAGCATTGCCTGCGACATTGTACACATCACAGGTGAAAACCGTGTGCTGGCACACCTTGGTTTGCAAAAGATTAACAACGACCCTTGCATTGGAATTAAAACGCTTATGGAGGTATCTGGCCGTGGTGGCCCTTACACCATTTCTGATGTTGTATTCTCATTAGGTCCCCGCATTAATGCTGCCGGGCGTATAGCTGATGCAAAAGATGCGGTGAAACTTCTGATCGCCTGCCATGAAGATAAAGCAAAGGAACAAGGGTTGTTGATAAACAGCCGAAATGCGGAGCGCAAAGGACACGATCAGCAGATTACTGATGAAGCCTTGGGTATGATTGATAGTGATGAAGCACTGATCAAGCGAAAATCTACCGTTGTTTTCAACGAGAACTGGCATAAGGGTGTTATCGGCATTGTAGCATCGCGGTTAACTGAGAAGTATTACCGGCCGACAGTGGTGCTTACCCGCTCTAATGGGCATGTGGCAGGTTCAGCACGCTCGGTATTAGGGTATGACCTCTACGAAGCACTTTGCGGCTGTAGTGACCTGCTGATACAGTTTGGTGGTCATCGTTATGCAGCTGGTTTAACTATGAAGCCCGAGAATGTCGACGCTTTTATGCACCGGTTTGAAGAAGTAGTAAGCACCAGCATTAGCGAAGAGCAACTAACACAGCAGATTGTTATCGATGCGGAGTTGAACCTCAGCGATATTGATTCGAAATTTTTCAGGATAATGGCGCAGTTTGCACCATTCGGCCCGGAGAATATGGCACCGGTGTTCCTAACCAAAAATGTGTATGTTAGCGGCAATGCAGGGTTGGTGGGTGGTAATCACATAAAAATGAATATAATACAGCCGTGGTCGGCGGCGTTTAGCTGTATTGCTTTTAACCATGGCGAGTACCTGCCAATGCTAAAACCGAATGTACCTTTTGATGTGTGTTATACCATCGAAGAGAATGTTTGGCGCGAGCAGCGAAGCATCCAATTGAATATAAAAGGGATTAGATTTAGTTCCGTTTAA
- a CDS encoding tetratricopeptide repeat protein gives MSATEVNTKTTAPTNVVEKKGSFIQENQKSLLFIAGAIIVLVVIYIAYLRLYLAPREVTAANQMHVAQEYWAKKDWDKAIKGADSYPGFEKIIADYSNTKTANLAYFYLGVAYLNKGEFRKAIDNFNSYRGDDVMVAAEAYGGAADAYVELKDYDKAETYFKKAIDKANNQFLSPVYLKKLGLVYEAKNDNKAAAESYKKIKTDYPASAEAQNIDEYIARAEAKS, from the coding sequence ATGTCAGCAACCGAGGTGAATACAAAAACTACAGCCCCAACCAATGTGGTGGAGAAGAAAGGTAGTTTTATTCAGGAGAATCAAAAAAGCTTACTATTTATAGCTGGAGCTATTATTGTTTTAGTTGTAATATACATTGCTTACTTAAGGCTTTACCTGGCTCCTCGTGAAGTTACTGCAGCTAATCAGATGCATGTAGCACAGGAATACTGGGCCAAGAAAGACTGGGACAAGGCTATTAAGGGTGCTGATAGCTATCCTGGCTTTGAGAAAATTATTGCTGATTACAGTAATACCAAAACTGCTAACCTGGCTTATTTTTACCTTGGCGTTGCTTACCTCAATAAAGGCGAGTTCCGTAAGGCTATTGATAACTTCAACAGCTATCGTGGAGATGATGTTATGGTGGCGGCAGAAGCTTACGGTGGCGCAGCGGACGCTTACGTAGAACTTAAAGATTACGACAAAGCAGAGACCTACTTTAAAAAAGCGATTGATAAAGCTAATAACCAGTTCTTATCTCCCGTTTACCTGAAAAAATTAGGCCTTGTTTACGAAGCTAAAAACGACAATAAGGCAGCTGCTGAAAGCTATAAGAAAATAAAGACAGATTACCCGGCAAGTGCTGAAGCCCAAAACATTGATGAGTATATTGCACGTGCTGAGGCAAAATCATAA
- the ribH gene encoding 6,7-dimethyl-8-ribityllumazine synthase, translating to MASSLKNLSDFSTASDIPSAEDFTFGIAVAEWNAEVTGALYKGAFDTLVKYGAKEENIHSYPVPGSYELVASADLLLQTGKFDAIICLGCVIQGETRHFDFICDAVANGLYTVGVKYAKPVIFGVLTTNDQQQAIDRAGGKHGNKGDEAAVTAIKMAKLAAKLKE from the coding sequence ATGGCATCATCATTAAAAAACCTCTCTGATTTTTCAACTGCGTCAGATATCCCTTCTGCAGAAGATTTTACATTTGGTATTGCCGTAGCAGAATGGAATGCTGAAGTTACCGGCGCTTTATACAAAGGTGCATTTGACACTTTAGTTAAATATGGCGCAAAAGAGGAGAATATACATAGCTACCCTGTTCCGGGTAGTTACGAACTTGTTGCAAGTGCCGACCTTTTGCTGCAAACGGGTAAGTTTGATGCTATTATATGTTTAGGTTGTGTGATACAGGGCGAAACCCGTCACTTCGATTTTATATGTGACGCGGTTGCAAATGGTCTGTATACTGTTGGTGTAAAATATGCTAAACCTGTTATATTTGGTGTGTTAACCACTAACGATCAGCAACAGGCAATTGACAGGGCAGGCGGCAAACATGGCAACAAAGGAGACGAGGCTGCTGTAACAGCGATTAAAATGGCCAAGTTGGCTGCAAAATTAAAGGAGTAA
- the ytxJ gene encoding bacillithiol system redox-active protein YtxJ — protein sequence MEWISLDTAAQIDNIKQNQGYSLIFKHSTRCSISMMAKRRFELDWENLPDDMPLYFLDLIKHRELSNKIATDFQVHHESPQLLLIKDGECVLDQSHGAISVDEAVSVLN from the coding sequence ATGGAATGGATATCGTTAGATACTGCGGCGCAGATAGATAATATTAAACAAAATCAAGGCTATAGTTTAATATTTAAACATAGTACACGCTGTTCTATCAGCATGATGGCCAAGAGGCGATTTGAACTCGACTGGGAAAACCTGCCTGATGATATGCCCCTCTATTTTCTTGACTTGATTAAACATCGTGAACTATCGAATAAAATTGCGACAGATTTCCAAGTACATCACGAATCTCCTCAATTGCTGTTAATAAAAGATGGCGAGTGTGTACTTGACCAATCACATGGTGCTATTTCAGTAGACGAAGCCGTTTCGGTATTGAACTAA
- a CDS encoding HesB/IscA family protein: MSAVVETLTAPVTFTPGAVKELFKLKDQQEISDEFGLRVGVEGGGCSGMNYVLGFDQKKDGDQEFIIDGIKVYMHKAHGLYLAGMQIDFQDGLNARGFTFNNPNAASTCGCGSSFSV, translated from the coding sequence ATGAGCGCTGTTGTTGAAACCCTTACCGCACCTGTTACGTTTACACCGGGTGCCGTTAAAGAACTTTTTAAGCTTAAAGATCAGCAGGAGATTTCGGACGAGTTTGGCCTGCGTGTTGGTGTTGAAGGTGGTGGCTGTTCGGGCATGAACTATGTTCTTGGCTTCGATCAAAAGAAGGATGGCGATCAGGAATTCATTATTGATGGTATTAAAGTGTACATGCATAAAGCGCATGGCCTTTACCTTGCCGGTATGCAGATAGACTTTCAGGATGGATTGAATGCCCGTGGATTTACCTTTAACAATCCTAATGCAGCAAGCACCTGCGGTTGTGGATCTTCGTTTTCGGTATAA
- a CDS encoding DUF7935 family protein has translation MMLYSLLIDILKYSVAGIGVVYVAFYMLKPYLDKSQNLQILEIKKAVSTQTLPLKLQAYERLVLFVDRINPANMLIRLNGNNLSAAELQVVILNEIRTELQHNTTQQIYVSTRAWSVIRKVKDDTVSLINNAVQGLPESATGLDLGRMLLNHLGKVEDNPYDIATNLLRQDLEDLF, from the coding sequence ATGATGCTTTATAGTTTACTAATCGACATTCTTAAATATTCCGTTGCTGGCATTGGCGTGGTTTACGTTGCTTTTTATATGCTTAAACCATATCTGGATAAATCTCAAAATTTGCAGATATTGGAGATAAAAAAAGCCGTAAGTACCCAAACACTGCCACTTAAATTACAAGCCTATGAGCGCCTGGTGTTGTTTGTAGACAGGATAAACCCTGCTAATATGCTTATAAGGTTAAACGGCAACAACCTGTCTGCTGCAGAATTACAAGTGGTTATCCTTAACGAGATCCGCACGGAACTGCAGCACAATACTACCCAGCAAATATATGTGAGCACCCGTGCCTGGAGCGTCATCCGCAAGGTAAAGGATGATACCGTTTCCCTGATCAACAACGCGGTTCAGGGCTTACCGGAGAGTGCCACAGGACTAGATCTTGGTCGGATGCTATTAAATCATTTAGGCAAAGTTGAAGATAACCCTTATGACATTGCCACCAACTTGCTGCGCCAGGACCTGGAAGACCTTTTTTGA
- a CDS encoding acyl-CoA mutase large subunit family protein → MSKKFTTSSGIEIKEVYTQPSGMEELPGEFPYTRGIQKDMYRGKPWTMRQYAGFSTAEESNKRYHYLLGQGTMGLSVAFDLPTQIGYDSDHELAEGEVGKVGVAIDSLKDMEILFNGIELKNITTSMTINATASILLAMYIALAKKQGADLKQLSGTIQNDILKEYAARGTYIYPPGPSMRLITDIFEYCSKEVPKWNTISISGYHIREAGSTAVQELAFTLANGKAYLKAAQSKGLDINVFAKRLSFFFNCHNNFFEEIAKFRAARRMWANITKKLGATDPSAQKLRFHTQTGGSTLTAQQPMNNIVRVSMQALAAVLGGTQSLHTNGYDEALSLPTEAAAKIALRTQQIIAFESGATDTVDPLAGSFFIEELTNEIEKAAQVYIDKIDAMGGSVKAIEQDYMQQQIAASAYQYQNDIESGEKTLVGVNKFNEPEPVGDTVFRVDDAIRQKQIEQKQRLKEERNNAEVTLALQELRIAAGGTANLMPYILTAVERYATLGEIADVLREIFGEH, encoded by the coding sequence ATGAGTAAAAAATTCACCACTTCTTCCGGCATTGAAATTAAGGAGGTTTATACTCAGCCATCCGGTATGGAAGAGCTTCCCGGTGAGTTTCCTTACACCCGTGGGATACAAAAAGACATGTATCGTGGTAAGCCCTGGACCATGCGCCAGTATGCTGGTTTTTCAACAGCCGAAGAAAGCAACAAACGCTACCATTACCTGCTAGGTCAGGGGACCATGGGTCTTTCAGTTGCCTTTGACCTGCCCACCCAAATAGGTTATGACAGCGATCATGAACTAGCCGAAGGCGAAGTGGGCAAAGTGGGCGTTGCCATAGACTCGTTAAAGGATATGGAGATTTTGTTCAACGGCATAGAGCTGAAGAATATTACTACGTCCATGACCATCAACGCTACAGCCTCTATACTGCTGGCAATGTATATTGCCCTGGCGAAAAAACAAGGTGCTGATCTTAAGCAACTATCAGGCACCATTCAAAACGACATCTTAAAAGAATACGCAGCAAGGGGAACCTACATCTACCCTCCCGGCCCATCCATGCGGCTCATCACCGATATATTTGAGTACTGCAGTAAAGAAGTTCCTAAATGGAACACCATTTCCATCTCAGGATACCACATACGTGAGGCAGGGTCCACCGCCGTACAAGAACTTGCCTTTACACTTGCTAATGGCAAGGCTTACTTAAAAGCAGCACAAAGCAAAGGGTTAGACATTAATGTATTTGCGAAAAGGCTCTCCTTCTTTTTTAACTGCCACAACAACTTTTTTGAAGAGATTGCAAAATTTCGGGCGGCAAGGCGTATGTGGGCCAATATCACTAAGAAACTTGGCGCTACCGACCCGTCTGCACAAAAGCTTCGTTTCCATACACAAACAGGGGGCTCTACCCTTACTGCGCAGCAGCCCATGAATAATATTGTAAGGGTAAGCATGCAGGCCCTGGCAGCGGTGCTTGGCGGCACACAATCCTTACATACCAACGGTTATGACGAAGCTCTTTCCCTCCCAACAGAGGCCGCAGCCAAAATAGCTTTGCGTACCCAGCAGATCATCGCTTTTGAAAGCGGCGCTACCGATACTGTAGACCCGCTGGCCGGCTCGTTCTTCATAGAAGAGCTTACCAACGAAATTGAAAAAGCCGCCCAGGTGTATATAGATAAGATAGACGCTATGGGGGGATCGGTAAAAGCGATTGAGCAGGACTACATGCAGCAGCAGATAGCAGCATCGGCATACCAGTATCAAAATGACATAGAAAGCGGCGAAAAAACACTGGTGGGGGTAAATAAATTTAATGAGCCTGAACCTGTGGGAGATACCGTTTTCCGGGTTGATGATGCCATCCGGCAGAAACAAATAGAGCAAAAACAGCGTTTAAAAGAAGAACGAAACAACGCAGAGGTAACACTTGCACTGCAGGAATTGAGAATTGCAGCCGGCGGCACGGCCAATCTGATGCCTTACATTTTAACCGCGGTAGAGCGCTATGCAACACTCGGTGAAATCGCGGATGTGCTCCGGGAAATATTTGGAGAGCATTAA